A window from Candidatus Nitrospira neomarina encodes these proteins:
- a CDS encoding HypC/HybG/HupF family hydrogenase formation chaperone, which yields MCLGIPGQIVEISNVEHKLAIVNVGGVRREVNIACIVDEEHSPGSCVGNWVLIHVGFAMSRIDEKEAKRTIELLTEMGEVPTEIQAMRQSNTS from the coding sequence ATGTGTTTAGGCATACCCGGGCAAATTGTAGAAATCAGCAATGTGGAACATAAGCTCGCGATCGTGAACGTGGGTGGGGTGCGACGGGAAGTAAATATCGCCTGCATTGTGGATGAGGAGCATTCCCCTGGGTCATGTGTCGGGAATTGGGTGCTGATTCACGTGGGATTTGCCATGAGTCGGATTGACGAAAAGGAAGCTAAGCGGACCATAGAGTTGCTGACTGAAATGGGAGAAGTGCCAACAGAAATCCAGGCGATGCGTCAGTCGAATACCTCCTAA